One stretch of Pararhodobacter zhoushanensis DNA includes these proteins:
- a CDS encoding 5-methyltetrahydropteroyltriglutamate--homocysteine S-methyltransferase, producing MTQSSLANPRRAPHRADHVGSLLRPAAVQQARSANLPAAELRAIEDQGIRELVDLQKSTGLKVFTDGEARRAFWHYDFMGLLTGLDMKTSTRSLDFKTEHKTPPIEAHLTGPLDFPADHPMLEHFTFLNGLLTPADGIAKISIPGPSACHFRMEPENIDYAPYRDEALMVHDIAKTYKKAVQAFYDAGCRYLQLDDIFFAYLNDPKQREMRRAKGQDPDKLIETYAWMLEEAIKDRPADMVIGMHMCRGNFRSSHVAEGGYDLAADAIFNRTSVDVYFMEYDTDRAGGLEPLKLLPKGHKRVMAGFITTKTGELESADWLKSKFDEASKYVDLDQLGIAPQCGFASTEHGNAITEDDEKRKLELVVQTAQAIWGEN from the coding sequence ATGACCCAGTCTTCCCTCGCCAATCCCCGCCGCGCCCCGCATCGCGCTGACCATGTCGGCTCGCTTTTGCGCCCGGCCGCCGTGCAGCAGGCCCGGTCCGCCAACCTCCCCGCCGCTGAGTTGCGCGCGATCGAGGATCAGGGCATCCGCGAATTGGTCGATCTGCAAAAGTCCACCGGCCTCAAGGTTTTCACCGATGGCGAGGCGCGCCGCGCCTTCTGGCACTATGATTTCATGGGCCTGCTGACCGGACTGGACATGAAAACCTCGACCCGCTCGCTCGACTTCAAGACCGAGCACAAGACCCCACCGATCGAAGCCCACCTGACCGGCCCGCTGGATTTCCCGGCGGATCACCCGATGCTGGAGCATTTCACCTTCCTCAACGGGTTGCTGACGCCCGCTGACGGTATCGCGAAAATCTCGATCCCCGGACCCTCGGCCTGCCATTTCCGCATGGAGCCCGAGAACATCGACTACGCGCCCTACCGCGATGAGGCGCTGATGGTTCACGATATCGCCAAGACCTACAAGAAAGCCGTGCAGGCGTTCTATGACGCGGGTTGCCGGTATCTGCAGCTGGATGACATCTTCTTCGCCTATCTCAATGACCCCAAACAGCGTGAAATGCGGCGGGCCAAGGGCCAAGACCCCGACAAGCTGATCGAGACCTACGCCTGGATGCTGGAAGAGGCGATCAAGGACCGGCCCGCCGATATGGTGATCGGGATGCACATGTGCCGGGGCAACTTCCGCTCGTCGCATGTGGCCGAGGGTGGCTATGATCTGGCCGCCGACGCGATCTTCAACCGCACCTCGGTGGATGTGTATTTCATGGAATATGACACCGACCGCGCTGGCGGGCTGGAACCGCTCAAGCTTCTGCCCAAAGGGCACAAGCGGGTGATGGCCGGGTTCATCACCACCAAGACAGGCGAGCTGGAAAGCGCGGACTGGCTGAAGTCCAAGTTCGACGAGGCATCGAAATACGTCGATCTGGATCAGCTGGGCATCGCACCGCAATGCGGCTTCGCGTCGACCGAGCATGGCAATGCGATCACCGAGGACGACGAAAAGCGCAAGCTGGAACTGGTCGTGCAGACCGCGCAGGCGATCTGGGGCGAAAACTGA
- a CDS encoding TonB-dependent receptor domain-containing protein — protein sequence MAATLLPTFSPRRARQALLCGVAASALGAVPALAQMPDEPVQFLGTILLDPAYTRARDPDGTAADRGNSHYVADAELDRARMGDLRDVFAGIASVSVGGAIPLAQKIFVNGIDMLNLAVTLDGVSQNNRLFHHISANAFDPGLLRSVRVDAGAAPADAGPHAMAGAVVMETVDVEDLLDPGQAFGGNVRLSFGSNGQTFGRSATAAGRVGGFEWLAYSRRVTGEDYEAGGGGVVEGSAADLTTRLLKLAYEGDEGHRLEFSVQDMTDDALRPYRANITSVGRPFPLRRHDTHRTSYALSYEQRDATGLWDPHIVLGRSEVEVGVDQPLDPALGVSRGVTSTLSATVENRFHLSPDATITAGVDFYDRQSAYSDLTTTAITESARNWGLFTQARIEPTEALSLSFGGRYDRQAFTGTTGWRENFAGFSGNASISYRVTDALRLRGGISSVFGGMTIEDNFIFNPGWDYTGLRAARAENLTLGFDWEQGNLRLDGEVFVTRLNDVRLSSYAANAMGDAESRGFNLGLGYGWNNGYLRASYAWSQVRVNGALSDSYSALDLGAPLGGVVALEVQHSPEGSNFTFGGSIQAALAYDDVASGSDQGLPGYGVVNVFAEYHPPSMRGLTLRAEVNNLFDRQYADRATYGADFASVTPIYEPGRSVQLSAAMRF from the coding sequence ATGGCAGCGACGCTCCTTCCCACTTTCTCTCCCCGCCGCGCCCGGCAGGCGCTGTTGTGCGGCGTTGCGGCCTCGGCGCTTGGCGCGGTGCCTGCATTGGCGCAAATGCCCGATGAACCGGTGCAATTTCTGGGCACGATCCTGCTTGATCCCGCCTATACCCGCGCCCGAGATCCTGACGGCACCGCCGCCGATCGTGGCAACAGCCATTACGTCGCCGATGCCGAGCTGGACCGCGCGCGGATGGGCGATCTGCGCGATGTCTTCGCCGGGATTGCCTCGGTCTCGGTCGGCGGGGCGATTCCGCTGGCGCAAAAGATCTTCGTCAACGGCATCGACATGCTGAACCTTGCCGTCACGCTGGACGGCGTGTCGCAGAACAACCGGCTGTTCCACCATATTTCCGCCAATGCGTTTGATCCGGGCCTGCTGCGCTCGGTCCGTGTTGATGCCGGTGCGGCGCCGGCAGATGCCGGACCGCATGCGATGGCCGGGGCGGTGGTGATGGAAACCGTGGATGTCGAGGATCTGCTCGATCCGGGGCAGGCCTTTGGCGGCAACGTCCGGTTGTCGTTCGGCAGCAACGGGCAGACCTTTGGCCGCTCGGCAACGGCAGCCGGGCGCGTCGGCGGGTTCGAGTGGCTGGCCTATTCGCGCCGCGTTACCGGTGAGGATTACGAGGCCGGCGGCGGCGGGGTTGTCGAGGGCAGCGCGGCCGATCTGACGACGCGGCTGCTGAAGCTGGCCTATGAGGGCGATGAAGGCCACCGGCTGGAGTTCTCGGTTCAGGACATGACCGATGATGCGCTGCGTCCTTACCGCGCGAATATCACCAGCGTCGGGCGTCCTTTCCCGCTGCGCCGCCACGACACGCACCGCACCAGCTATGCGCTGTCGTATGAGCAGCGCGATGCCACCGGCCTGTGGGATCCGCATATCGTGCTGGGCCGGTCCGAGGTCGAGGTGGGCGTCGATCAGCCGCTCGACCCGGCGCTGGGTGTCAGCCGGGGCGTGACCAGCACGCTGTCGGCCACGGTGGAAAACCGTTTCCACCTGTCGCCCGATGCGACGATCACGGCAGGCGTGGATTTCTATGACCGCCAGAGCGCCTACAGCGACCTGACCACCACCGCGATCACCGAATCCGCGCGCAACTGGGGCCTGTTCACCCAGGCGCGGATCGAACCGACCGAGGCGCTCTCGCTGTCCTTTGGGGGCCGCTATGATCGGCAGGCGTTCACCGGGACCACCGGCTGGCGCGAAAACTTTGCCGGGTTCAGTGGCAACGCCTCGATCTCGTATCGGGTTACTGACGCGCTGCGGCTGCGCGGCGGGATTTCGTCGGTGTTCGGCGGCATGACGATCGAGGACAATTTCATCTTCAACCCGGGCTGGGACTACACCGGCCTGCGCGCGGCACGGGCCGAGAACCTGACACTGGGCTTTGACTGGGAACAGGGCAATCTGCGGCTGGACGGCGAGGTGTTCGTCACCCGGCTGAACGATGTGCGCCTGAGCAGCTATGCCGCCAACGCCATGGGCGATGCCGAAAGCCGGGGCTTCAATCTGGGGCTGGGCTACGGCTGGAACAACGGCTACCTGCGGGCCTCGTACGCCTGGAGTCAGGTGCGGGTGAACGGCGCGCTCAGCGACAGCTATAGCGCGCTTGATCTGGGGGCACCGCTGGGCGGCGTGGTCGCGCTGGAAGTTCAGCATTCGCCTGAAGGCAGCAATTTCACCTTCGGCGGCAGCATTCAGGCCGCACTGGCGTATGACGACGTGGCCTCGGGCTCGGATCAGGGCCTGCCGGGCTATGGCGTGGTCAATGTCTTTGCCGAGTACCACCCGCCCAGCATGCGCGGCCTGACCCTGCGTGCCGAGGTCAACAACCTCTTTGACCGCCAGTATGCCGACCGGGCGACCTATGGCGCGGATTTTGCGTCGGTCACGCCGATCTACGAGCCGGGCCGCAGCGTGCAGCTGTCAGCGGCGATGCGCTTCTGA
- a CDS encoding siderophore ABC transporter substrate-binding protein, whose amino-acid sequence MLRILTLATVALTGSAALAQTVTVQTAGGPVEVATNPDRVVALDLAAIDTLHALGVSLDGVPDFTPPAYLRAAMADVPTVGTLFEPDFEALASMAPDLIIAGGRSQARVAPLSRVAPTLDMTITGADVLTQAQDRLAAYGALFSHEAQAASLAEALSADLDTARAAVAGKGAALILMTNGGTVSAYGDDSRFGWIHTATGLPEAYPAITAENHGEAVSFEFIAEVNPDWLLVIDRGAAIGQAGEAAAATLDNPLVMGTTAGQRGQIVYLDSAALYLAAGGVQATRLILNQLTDAFTAAGD is encoded by the coding sequence ATGTTGCGTATTCTCACCCTTGCGACCGTTGCGCTGACTGGCTCCGCCGCCCTCGCGCAGACGGTTACCGTGCAGACCGCCGGTGGACCTGTCGAGGTCGCCACGAACCCCGACCGCGTGGTCGCGCTGGACCTTGCCGCCATCGACACCCTGCACGCCCTGGGCGTGTCGCTTGACGGCGTGCCCGATTTCACCCCGCCCGCCTATCTGCGCGCGGCGATGGCGGATGTGCCCACCGTCGGCACCCTGTTCGAGCCGGATTTCGAGGCGCTGGCCTCCATGGCCCCCGATCTGATCATCGCCGGTGGCCGCTCGCAGGCGCGGGTCGCGCCGCTGTCGCGCGTCGCGCCCACGCTGGACATGACGATCACCGGGGCCGATGTGCTGACGCAGGCGCAGGACCGGCTTGCCGCGTACGGCGCGCTCTTCTCGCACGAAGCGCAGGCCGCGTCTCTGGCCGAGGCGCTGAGTGCCGACCTCGACACCGCCCGCGCCGCCGTTGCGGGCAAAGGCGCGGCGCTGATCCTGATGACCAATGGCGGCACCGTGTCGGCTTACGGCGATGACAGCCGCTTTGGCTGGATCCACACCGCCACCGGGCTGCCCGAAGCCTATCCTGCGATCACTGCCGAAAACCACGGCGAGGCGGTCTCGTTCGAATTCATCGCCGAGGTCAATCCCGACTGGTTGCTGGTCATCGACCGGGGTGCGGCCATCGGGCAGGCGGGCGAAGCCGCCGCCGCCACGCTGGACAACCCGCTGGTGATGGGCACCACGGCAGGGCAGCGCGGGCAGATTGTCTATCTCGACAGCGCCGCGCTGTATCTGGCGGCGGGCGGGGTGCAGGCGACGCGGCTGATCCTGAACCAGCTGACCGACGCCTTCACCGCCGCAGGCGACTGA
- a CDS encoding TRAP transporter small permease: MQRIERHFLFLTRAAAILGVFFLLLVAGLSVVDILVREATGRPIRGAADIASLLTIIIIAACFPAGLLERRQIKVTFLGAMMPPMVNRALEVFGALMTALMFLAIAYYVTLHAQRVSASAEYSMVLNMPIAPWWWVATACFWLCVPAQFFVTVAEILGHPAQEHEA, translated from the coding sequence TTGCAACGCATCGAACGGCATTTCCTTTTCCTGACCCGGGCCGCCGCCATTCTCGGCGTGTTCTTCCTGTTGCTGGTCGCGGGTCTGTCCGTCGTGGACATCCTTGTGCGTGAAGCCACCGGTCGCCCGATCCGGGGGGCGGCGGACATCGCCAGTCTGCTCACCATCATCATCATAGCCGCGTGTTTTCCGGCCGGGCTGCTTGAGCGCCGCCAGATCAAGGTGACCTTTCTGGGCGCGATGATGCCGCCGATGGTAAACCGCGCGCTTGAGGTCTTCGGCGCGCTGATGACCGCGCTGATGTTTCTGGCCATCGCCTATTACGTCACGCTCCACGCGCAGCGGGTCTCCGCCAGCGCCGAATATTCGATGGTGCTGAACATGCCCATCGCGCCGTGGTGGTGGGTTGCCACCGCGTGCTTCTGGCTCTGCGTTCCGGCGCAGTTTTTCGTCACGGTTGCCGAGATCCTCGGCCACCCCGCGCAGGAACATGAGGCCTGA
- a CDS encoding iron chelate uptake ABC transporter family permease subunit: MHREAAMAVNHRLIALALSLLALCALLMLWQLRAPYGFILELRGVKLAALVMVGAATGAATIVFQTLVGNRLLTPGIVGFDALYLFLQALLVFTLGASVQASLPAGLSFLAETTVMMGVAMLLFGMFLRKGSDDLIKLVLTAVILGVLLRGLESLVLRLLDPSEFAVVQQAGVASFGAVEAAQLLPAGLALAGALAASLWLAPALDLAALGRTAARSLGLRHDRLVMQGLALVAVLVSVSTALVGPVTFLGLLAASLARALIPSARHSVLIPASALMGAAILVLGQYVFERLLGQQAALSVVIEFAGGLVFLALVLRRRTA, translated from the coding sequence ATGCACCGCGAGGCCGCCATGGCCGTTAACCACCGCCTGATCGCTCTGGCGCTAAGCCTGCTGGCGCTCTGTGCGCTGCTTATGCTGTGGCAGTTGCGCGCGCCTTACGGGTTCATTCTGGAACTGCGCGGCGTGAAGCTGGCGGCGCTGGTGATGGTCGGCGCGGCCACCGGGGCGGCGACGATCGTGTTTCAGACGCTGGTGGGCAACCGCCTGCTGACCCCCGGCATTGTCGGCTTCGACGCGCTCTATCTGTTCCTGCAAGCGCTGCTGGTTTTCACGCTGGGGGCCAGCGTGCAGGCCAGCCTGCCCGCCGGGCTGAGCTTTCTGGCCGAGACGACCGTGATGATGGGGGTCGCGATGCTGCTGTTTGGCATGTTCCTGCGCAAGGGTAGCGATGATCTGATCAAGCTGGTGCTGACGGCGGTAATCCTTGGCGTGTTGCTGCGCGGGTTGGAATCGCTGGTGCTGCGGCTGCTCGATCCGTCGGAATTCGCCGTGGTGCAACAGGCCGGGGTTGCCAGTTTTGGCGCGGTCGAGGCGGCACAATTGCTGCCCGCCGGACTGGCGCTGGCGGGCGCGCTGGCCGCTTCACTGTGGCTGGCCCCGGCGCTGGATCTTGCGGCGCTGGGTCGGACCGCCGCGCGCAGTCTGGGGCTGCGCCATGACCGGCTGGTGATGCAGGGGCTGGCGCTGGTCGCAGTGCTGGTTTCGGTGTCCACCGCGCTTGTCGGGCCGGTGACGTTTCTGGGCCTGCTGGCGGCCAGTCTGGCGCGGGCGCTGATCCCCAGCGCGCGCCATTCTGTGCTGATCCCGGCCAGCGCGCTGATGGGTGCGGCCATTCTGGTGCTGGGCCAGTACGTGTTCGAACGGCTTTTGGGCCAACAGGCGGCGCTGTCCGTCGTCATCGAATTCGCGGGTGGGCTGGTGTTTCTGGCCCTTGTCTTGAGGAGACGCACGGCATGA
- a CDS encoding TRAP transporter large permease, whose protein sequence is MEPYTIGLIGMGVMLLLILLHVPIGVAMGVAGVATFGMIRGNLTPALTLFGVETVSKVGSSELAVIPLFLLMGSFATVGGLSADLYRIAYALIGHIRGGLAVATIGGCAGFGAICGSSVATASTMTRIALPEMMKRNYSERLATGSIAAGGTLGMLIPPSIILVLYGVLTEQFVKTLFVAALIPAVLAVALHVITILILVRRNPDLASTGERQPWSELGRALRSGWTAVALMIVVTGGIYAGIFSVNESAAVGAFLAFLIALFRGRLTLKGFWSALQETAATTPMIYLMTIGASIFTYAVTISGLPEMLVDGIRDTGLPGIWVVVLLMIMYLILGSIFETISSMVITIPFVFPLILSYGYDPIWWGVLTVMVIEIGMITPPIGMNVFVMKAMLPKTKLSTIYAGVAPFIVADILRLAILVAFPALSLFLVNMFNLPR, encoded by the coding sequence ATGGAACCGTACACCATTGGCCTGATCGGCATGGGGGTGATGCTGCTCCTGATCCTGCTGCACGTCCCGATCGGCGTCGCCATGGGCGTCGCCGGGGTTGCAACCTTCGGCATGATCCGGGGCAACCTGACCCCCGCGCTGACCCTGTTCGGGGTTGAGACGGTCAGCAAGGTCGGCAGCTCGGAACTGGCGGTGATCCCGCTGTTCCTGCTGATGGGGAGTTTCGCCACCGTCGGCGGCCTGTCGGCGGATCTTTATCGCATCGCCTATGCGCTGATCGGCCATATCCGCGGCGGTCTGGCCGTGGCGACGATTGGCGGCTGCGCCGGGTTTGGCGCGATCTGCGGCTCATCCGTGGCGACGGCCAGCACCATGACCCGCATCGCCCTGCCCGAGATGATGAAGCGCAACTATTCCGAACGCCTCGCCACCGGGTCCATCGCTGCAGGCGGCACCCTGGGGATGCTGATCCCGCCGTCGATCATTCTGGTGCTCTACGGCGTGCTGACCGAACAGTTCGTCAAGACGCTGTTCGTCGCCGCGCTGATCCCTGCCGTGCTGGCCGTGGCGCTGCATGTGATCACCATCCTGATCCTTGTGCGCCGCAATCCGGATCTGGCCTCGACTGGCGAGCGACAGCCGTGGTCCGAACTGGGCCGCGCGCTGCGTAGTGGCTGGACGGCGGTTGCATTGATGATCGTGGTGACGGGCGGGATCTATGCCGGGATCTTCTCGGTCAACGAATCCGCCGCCGTGGGCGCATTTCTGGCGTTTCTGATCGCGCTCTTCCGGGGTCGCCTGACGCTCAAGGGCTTCTGGAGCGCCCTGCAGGAAACTGCCGCGACGACGCCGATGATCTACCTGATGACCATCGGGGCCTCGATCTTTACCTACGCGGTCACCATTTCCGGCCTGCCGGAAATGCTGGTCGACGGCATCCGCGACACGGGCCTGCCGGGCATCTGGGTCGTGGTGCTTCTGATGATCATGTACCTGATCCTCGGCTCGATCTTCGAGACGATCTCGTCGATGGTGATCACCATCCCCTTCGTCTTCCCGCTGATCCTGAGCTATGGCTATGACCCGATCTGGTGGGGCGTGCTGACGGTGATGGTGATCGAGATCGGCATGATCACCCCGCCGATTGGCATGAATGTCTTCGTCATGAAGGCGATGTTACCCAAGACCAAGCTGTCGACGATCTATGCCGGGGTGGCACCGTTCATCGTGGCCGACATACTGCGGCTGGCGATCCTTGTCGCCTTTCCGGCCCTGTCGCTGTTTTTGGTAAACATGTTCAACCTGCCGCGCTGA
- a CDS encoding ATP-binding cassette domain-containing protein, which translates to MIEIAGLTLTRGTLRVLDDVTLTLPAGGVTAIIGPNGAGKSTLLNCLAGLITPDAGTVRIDDADIHRLREPERALRLSLLPQGQSVVPRLTVRELVSFGRWPHHRGRPGPEDRALVEAALARFALIPLAERLVEELSGGQRQRVLVAMAFAQATPWMLLDEPLAALDPRHARDIMERLHEVAASGRSVLLVVHDLAIAARYAQSCICMKNGRILAAGPWDQTVTGDLLSTLYDTPLRLADVEGQRVILAG; encoded by the coding sequence ATGATCGAGATCGCGGGCCTGACCCTGACACGCGGCACGCTGCGGGTTCTGGACGATGTGACGCTGACCCTGCCGGCGGGCGGGGTCACGGCGATCATCGGCCCCAACGGGGCGGGGAAATCCACGCTGCTCAACTGCCTTGCCGGGCTGATCACCCCCGATGCCGGGACGGTGCGCATCGACGACGCGGATATCCACCGCCTGCGCGAGCCTGAGCGAGCATTGCGCCTGTCGCTGCTGCCGCAGGGCCAGAGCGTCGTGCCGCGACTGACGGTGCGCGAGCTGGTCAGCTTTGGCCGCTGGCCGCATCATCGCGGGCGCCCGGGGCCTGAGGATCGCGCACTGGTCGAGGCGGCGTTGGCGCGTTTCGCGCTGATCCCGCTGGCCGAGCGGCTGGTCGAGGAACTCTCGGGCGGCCAGCGCCAGCGGGTGCTGGTGGCGATGGCCTTCGCGCAGGCAACGCCGTGGATGCTGCTGGACGAGCCGCTGGCCGCGCTGGACCCGCGCCACGCCCGCGACATCATGGAACGCCTGCACGAGGTTGCCGCCAGCGGGCGTTCTGTGCTGCTGGTCGTGCATGATCTGGCCATCGCCGCGCGCTATGCCCAATCGTGCATCTGCATGAAGAACGGCCGGATTCTGGCCGCCGGGCCTTGGGACCAAACCGTCACCGGCGATCTGCTGAGCACGCTTTACGACACGCCGCTTCGGCTGGCGGACGTTGAGGGGCAGCGGGTAATTCTGGCGGGCTGA
- a CDS encoding TonB-dependent receptor domain-containing protein → MKFSTLSAFALCAGLGTPLAAQTTGPVQPGTTFLGTIRIDSREAQAVLGNSEITQDEIEALNADSIRDVFAGQSAIQASGGASIATNVFVNGLEESLLAVTIDGARQNKSPFHHSGNVLIDPALLRRVEISAGLAPADAGANATGGLIAYEFADASDLLAPGQTFGGRFTLGAGTNGAGLRAGLTVYGLAGRLEYLLSATRQSGDHYEDGSGTPVLGTEPELRNFMARFGYTTDAGSRLRFAASQTEDTGERLAQAGPGGLLFIRPDFAGVVGRPSVLVTPYSGRSSYTLTWEGAEDGTYDPEVQLSYNQQQLDGIGIWGENTSFSGYAENVFHLPNGTVTAGVDFFHERATGFGRGTGAFGDSGTERLSSIGLYTQSRQDLSERLSVSYGARYDWQRFTGADGSGFRDSGASVNASLDYILTDTLTFNAGAASTFGGFELGEAALINFGGAWDYTGFRASRSRAARIGLRYQQGRWTASGALFYTEINDIAAVLPEAGARGQLTDVVSQGIDTSFGYEGDRFYARVNLTYADVQANGSDIATTAYYLGRPVGSLAGLELGYTLNDQWTVGGSAQVAFENALETVTLPSYEVVNLFATWRPAQFSGLQVRFDVENLFNRTYASRSSDGIGLPNVVPLTEPGRTFRLTAALEF, encoded by the coding sequence ATGAAATTTTCCACCCTTTCCGCTTTCGCGCTGTGTGCCGGTCTTGGCACACCGCTTGCCGCGCAGACCACCGGTCCGGTCCAGCCGGGAACAACCTTTCTGGGTACAATCCGCATCGACAGCCGCGAGGCGCAGGCGGTGCTGGGCAATTCCGAGATCACGCAAGACGAGATCGAGGCGCTCAACGCCGATTCGATCCGCGATGTCTTTGCCGGGCAGTCGGCGATTCAGGCCAGTGGCGGTGCGTCGATTGCGACGAATGTCTTCGTCAACGGGCTGGAGGAAAGCCTGCTTGCCGTCACCATCGACGGTGCGCGGCAGAACAAATCGCCGTTCCACCATTCGGGCAACGTGCTGATCGACCCCGCGCTACTGCGCCGGGTCGAGATCAGCGCGGGGCTTGCCCCCGCCGATGCCGGGGCCAATGCCACGGGCGGGTTGATCGCCTATGAGTTTGCCGATGCCAGCGACCTTCTGGCCCCCGGCCAGACCTTCGGCGGCCGCTTCACGCTGGGTGCGGGGACGAACGGCGCGGGCCTCCGTGCGGGTCTGACGGTCTACGGACTGGCGGGGCGGCTGGAATACCTGCTGAGCGCGACGCGGCAATCGGGCGATCACTATGAGGACGGGTCGGGCACCCCGGTTCTGGGCACCGAGCCCGAACTGCGCAATTTCATGGCACGCTTTGGCTACACCACCGATGCCGGCAGCCGCCTGCGTTTCGCGGCTTCGCAGACCGAGGATACCGGCGAGCGTCTGGCGCAGGCCGGACCGGGCGGGCTGTTGTTCATCCGTCCCGATTTCGCTGGCGTGGTCGGTCGCCCCAGCGTGCTGGTGACTCCCTATTCGGGGCGCAGTTCGTACACGCTGACGTGGGAAGGGGCCGAGGATGGCACGTATGACCCCGAAGTGCAGCTGAGCTATAACCAGCAGCAGCTCGACGGCATCGGCATCTGGGGCGAGAACACCAGTTTCAGTGGTTATGCTGAAAACGTCTTCCACCTGCCCAACGGCACCGTGACGGCGGGCGTCGATTTCTTCCATGAGCGGGCGACTGGGTTTGGCCGGGGCACAGGCGCGTTCGGCGACAGCGGGACCGAGCGTTTGTCGAGCATCGGGCTTTATACCCAATCGCGTCAGGATCTGAGCGAGCGCCTGTCGGTTTCCTATGGCGCGCGCTATGACTGGCAGCGCTTCACTGGGGCCGATGGCTCGGGGTTCCGCGACAGCGGTGCCAGCGTCAACGCGTCGCTCGATTACATCCTCACCGACACGCTGACCTTCAACGCGGGTGCAGCCTCGACCTTTGGCGGGTTCGAGCTGGGCGAGGCTGCGCTGATCAACTTCGGCGGGGCGTGGGATTACACCGGCTTTCGCGCCTCGCGATCGCGCGCCGCACGGATCGGTCTGCGCTATCAACAGGGGCGCTGGACCGCGTCGGGCGCGCTGTTTTACACCGAAATCAACGATATCGCCGCTGTGCTGCCGGAAGCGGGTGCCCGGGGTCAATTGACGGATGTGGTCAGCCAGGGGATCGACACCTCGTTCGGCTACGAGGGTGATCGCTTCTATGCGCGGGTGAACCTGACCTATGCCGATGTTCAGGCCAACGGCAGCGACATCGCCACGACCGCCTATTATCTGGGCCGCCCGGTGGGCAGCCTTGCCGGGCTCGAGCTGGGGTATACGCTGAATGACCAGTGGACGGTCGGCGGCTCGGCTCAGGTCGCGTTCGAGAACGCGCTCGAGACCGTGACCCTGCCCAGCTATGAGGTGGTCAACCTCTTCGCGACATGGCGTCCGGCGCAGTTCAGTGGGTTGCAGGTGCGTTTCGATGTCGAAAACCTGTTCAACCGCACCTATGCCAGCCGCTCATCGGACGGGATCGGCCTGCCGAACGTGGTGCCGCTGACCGAACCGGGGCGCACCTTCCGCCTTACCGCCGCACTGGAATTCTGA
- a CDS encoding iron chelate uptake ABC transporter family permease subunit: MALVSLCLGATNLFSGPLDSGMVLAVSRLPRTLAAMLAGAGLALAGVVIQQTVQNRLVEPGLTGTPEAAMLGLLAVTLWAPGAAVGVKMGIAALAALVGTAGFFALSRHVPRRDPMLLPLVGLIYAGILGAAALGLAWATDLLQYVSIWRSGDFSGVLRGRYELLWIIAGLALVLYVLADRITLLGLGEAQARALGLNWRQTVLLGLGIVALATAVIVVTVGAMPFVGLVVPNIVSRLWGDNLRRNLPLIAAMGAGFVLGADILGRVLRWPYEIPAATVFAVLGAGLFLWLIHAPRGRHGR; encoded by the coding sequence ATGGCGCTTGTCAGCCTGTGCCTTGGCGCGACCAACCTGTTTTCCGGTCCGCTCGACAGCGGGATGGTGCTGGCTGTCAGCCGCCTGCCGCGCACGCTGGCGGCGATGCTGGCCGGGGCAGGTTTGGCGCTGGCCGGGGTGGTGATCCAGCAAACGGTGCAGAACCGGCTGGTAGAGCCGGGCCTGACCGGCACACCCGAAGCGGCAATGCTGGGGCTGCTGGCGGTAACGCTTTGGGCACCCGGCGCGGCGGTCGGGGTCAAGATGGGCATCGCGGCGCTGGCCGCACTGGTCGGCACGGCGGGGTTCTTCGCCCTGTCGCGCCATGTCCCGCGGCGCGACCCGATGCTGCTGCCGCTGGTCGGGCTGATCTATGCGGGCATTCTGGGTGCCGCGGCGCTGGGGCTGGCCTGGGCGACGGACCTTTTGCAATACGTGTCGATCTGGCGCTCGGGCGATTTTTCCGGCGTGCTGCGCGGGCGGTACGAGCTGTTGTGGATCATCGCCGGGCTGGCCCTGGTGCTCTATGTGCTGGCCGACCGCATCACCTTGCTGGGGTTGGGCGAAGCACAGGCCCGCGCACTGGGGCTGAACTGGCGGCAGACGGTGTTGCTGGGGCTGGGCATCGTCGCGCTGGCGACGGCGGTGATCGTGGTGACGGTGGGGGCGATGCCTTTTGTCGGGCTGGTTGTGCCCAACATCGTCTCGCGGCTGTGGGGGGACAATCTGCGGCGCAACCTGCCCCTGATCGCGGCAATGGGCGCGGGGTTTGTGCTGGGCGCGGATATTCTGGGCCGCGTGCTGCGCTGGCCGTATGAGATCCCGGCGGCCACAGTCTTCGCCGTTCTGGGTGCGGGCCTGTTCTTGTGGCTGATCCATGCACCGCGAGGCCGCCATGGCCGTTAA